A single genomic interval of Cervus elaphus chromosome 19, mCerEla1.1, whole genome shotgun sequence harbors:
- the TMEM108 gene encoding transmembrane protein 108 has product MKRSLQALYCQLLSFLLTVALTEALVFAAQEPSPRESLQVSPSGTTPGTMVTASLSSTRHSSVVATPASVVTPAPHPDGPSSQATAPMATTAPHLDGHPPTNTISTIVATASTPHSEGPLSTGPLPAATATTSPHPEGRSPGETVPTILLTKPGEATSHPPTAPSRATTRRPPRPPGSSRKGAGSPPRPGPAAPSGHAGRKESQRGRNQSSTHLGQKRPLGKIFQIYKGNFTGSVEPDPSTSTPRNPLWGYPSSPQPQTVAATLAPSRTSWVPSTTPLVPVEDKPSLSRADQGGGSTFTSQGGEPDATAASGTPASQQRAPVPSQRPHGDLQDGASHSDSWLTVTPGTSRPPATNSGVFAATTGPIQAAFDASVSVPSEGLPQGTSSAPQAPAHPTGASESIVSQAEEKAVATPTPTMMGRVPSPLSTVVSTATGNFLNRLVPAGTWKPGTAGNISHVAEGNKPQHRATICLSKMDIAWVILAISVPISSCSVLLTVCCLRRKKKPANPENSLSYWNNAITMDYFSKHAVELPREIQSLETSEDQLSEPRSPANGDYRDTGMVLVNPFCQETLFVGNDQVSEI; this is encoded by the exons GCTTCCTCCTGACCGTGGCGCTGACTGAAGCACTGGTATTTGCTGCCCAGGAACCATCTCCCAGGGAATCTCTTCAAGTCTCCCCCTCAGGCACCACCCCAGGCACCATGGTGACAGCATCCCTCAGTTCTACCAGACACTCCTCCGTGGTGGCCACCCCTGCCTCTGTGGTGACACCAGCCCCTCATCCTGATGGACCCTCCTCACAGGCCACAGCTCCCATGGCAACGACAGCACCCCATCTAGATGGACACCCTCCTACAAACACCATCTCCACCATCGTGGCGACAGCATCCACCCCCCATTCTGAAGGCCCCCTGTCCACAGGGCCACTTCCTGCTGCCACGGCAACCACATCCCCCCATCCAGAGGGCCGCTCCCCGGGCGAGACTGTGCCCACCATCCTGCTGACAAAGCCAGGGGAAGCCACCAGCCATCCCCCCACAGCCCCTTCCAGGGCTACCACCCGCAggccccccaggcccccaggctcTTCCCGAAAGGGAGCCGGCAGTCCACCACGCCCTGGCCCCGCGGCACCCAGTGGTCATGCTGGGAGGAAGGAAAGCCAGCGGGGAAGAAACCAGAGCTCCACACATCTGGGGCAGAAGCGTCCCCTGGGGAAAATCTTTCAGATTTACAAAGGCAACTTCACAGGGTCTGTGGAGCCTGacccctccacctccaccccGAGGAACCCACTCTGGGGTTACCCCTCCTCGCCACAGCCCCAGACAGTGGCCGCAACCTTGGCGCCCAGCAGGACCTCGTGGGTACCATCCACCACCCCCCTAGTGCCTGTGGAGGACAAGCCCAGCCTTAGCAGGGCAGACCAGGGGGGTGGTTCCACCTTCACCAGCCAAGGAGGGGAGCCAGATGCCACAGCAGCCTCAGGCACCCCTGCCAGCCAACAGCGTGCCCCAGTGCCTTCCCAGCGCCCCCACGGTGACCTGCAGGACGGCGCCAGCCACAGTGACTCCTGGCTTACTGTCACTCCCGGCACCAGCAGACCGCCAGCTACCAACTCTGGGGTCTTCGCAGCCACCACGGGGCCCATCCAGGCTGCCTTTGACGCCAGTGTCTCAGTCCCTTCCGAGGGGCTTCCTCAGGGAACATCCTCAGCCCCGCAGGCCCCAGCCCACCCAACAGGGGCTTCAGAAAGCATTGTTTCCCAAGCCGAGGAGAAAGCTGTGGCCACCCCCACACCCACCATGATGGGCAGGGTACCCAGTCCCCTCTCCACAGTGGTGTCCACAGCCACAGGAAACTTCCTCAACCGTCTGGTCCCCGCCGGGACCTGGAAGCCTGGAACAGCAGGGAATATTTCCCACGTGGCCGAAGGGAACAAACCCCAGCACAGAGCCACCATCTGCCTGAGCAAGATGGACATCGCCTGGGTGATCCTCGCCATCAGCGTACCCATCTCCTCCTGCT CGGTCCTGCTGACCGTGTGCTGCCTGCGGAGGAAGAAGAAGCCAGCCAACCCCGAGAACAGTCTGAGCTACTGGAACAACGCCATCACCATGGACTACTTCAGCAAGCATGCCGTGGAGCTCCCCAGGGAAATCCAGTCCCTGGAAACCTCTGAG